A window from Populus trichocarpa isolate Nisqually-1 chromosome 3, P.trichocarpa_v4.1, whole genome shotgun sequence encodes these proteins:
- the LOC7497829 gene encoding COP1-interactive protein 1 isoform X7, whose protein sequence is MTKKKHDFRESLKSFIGTHIDPEKDEQLKETKTEIDDKVKRILKLIKEEDLEERDGLSVENSKKEPLLELIEDVQKQYHLLYGQYDHLKGELREKVNGKHGKDTSSSSSSDSESDDSSKHKGSKNGRFESEKITDGIKQELEAANLDVAELRSKLRATSEERDALKWEHQTALNKIQEAEEIIRNLRLEAERSDAGKAQLLIENGELKQKLDSAGVIKAELNQRLEELNKEKDSLILEKEAAMRSIEESEKIREALKLEYETALIKIQEEEEVIRNLKLKAESSNTDKARLLAESGGLKQKLDAAGVIEAELNQRLGELKKEKDSLNLEREAAMRSIEESEKIREALKLEYETALIKIQEEEEVIRNLKIEAESSDTDKARLLAENGGLKQKLDAAGVIEAELNQRLEELNKEKDGMIWEKEAAMRSIEESEKIREALKLEYETALIKIQEEEEVIGNLKLKAESSDTDKTRLLAENGELKQKLDAAGVIEAELNQRLEELNKEKDSLILEREAAMRSIEESEKIREALKLEYETALIKIQEEEEVIRNLKIEAESSDTDKARLLAENGGLKQKLDAAGVIEAELNQRLEELNKEKDGMILEKEAAMRSIEESEKIREALKLEYETALIKIQEEEEVIRNLKIEAESSDTDKARLLAENGGLKQKLDAAGLIEAELNQRLEELNKEKDGLILEREAAMRSIEESEKIREALKLEYETALIKIQEEEEVIRNLKIEAESSDTDKAWLLAESGGLKQKLDAAGVIEAELNQRLEELNKEKDGLILETEAAMRSIEESEKIREALKLEYETALIKIQEEEEVIRNLKLEVESSDTGKARLLAENGELKQKLDSAGVIEAELNQRMEELNKEKDGMILEKEAAMRSIEESEKIGEDLRILTDQLQEEKATTGQELEALKAELSIMKQQLESAEHQVAEFTHNLSVTKRENDSLTLKLSEISNEMEQAQNTIDGLVGESGHLKDKLGDREREYSSLAEMHETHGNESSTRINGLEVQVRGLELELGSSQARNRDLEVQIESKVAEAKQLGEQNQGLEARILELEMMSKVRGDELSALMKKLEENYNESFSRTESLTVQVDTLLADFKSIHAQKAELEEQMVSRGNEASTRVEGLIDQVNLLQQQLESLRSQKVELEVQLENKTLEISEYRILIENLKEEIVSKTEDQQRVLAEKESCSAQINDLELEVETLCNQKTDLGEQISTETKERERLGEEMVRLQEKILEMEKTQTEREFELSALQERHTNGEIEASAQIMALTEQVNNLHQELDSLQTEKNQMQLQLEKEKEEFSENLTEMENQKSELVSQIAEHRRMLDEQEEAHKKLNEEHKQVEGWFQECKLSLAVAERKVQDMAEEFQKHLGSRDQMVEQLEEMIEDLKRDLEVKGDELNTLVENVRNIEVKLRLSNQKLRVTEQLLTENEDTFRKAEEKYQQEQRVLEERVAVLSGIITANNEAYHSMVADISEKVNNSLLGLDALTMKFEEDCNRYENCILVVSKEILIAKNWFGDTNNENEKLRKEVGNLVVQLQDIKEHESALKEKVEQLEVKVSKEGVEKENLTKAINQLEKKVVALETMMKEKDEGILDLGEEKREAIRQLCIWIEYHQSRYDYLREMLSKMPIRGQRAS, encoded by the exons ATGACAAAGAAAAAGCACGATTTCCGTGAATCATTAAAATCCTTCATTGGAACTCACATTGATCCGGAGAAAGATGAACAgctaaaagaaactaaaacag AAATTGATGACAAGGTAAAAAGGATCTTGAAGCTTATCAAAGAGGAAGATCTTGAAGAACGAGATGGCCTCTCAGTAGAAAACTCCAAAAAAGAGCCTCTTCTTGAGCTAATTGAGGATGTCCAGAAACAGTACCATTTGCTCTATGGACAATATGATCATCTGAAGGGAGAGCTGAGAGAGAAAGTTAATGGCAAACATGGAAAAGATACCTCATCTTCATCTAGCTCAGACTCAGAATCTGATGATTCTTCTAAGCACAAAGGCAGTAAAAATGGTCGttttgaaagtgaaaagataaCAGATGGCATAAAGCAAGAACTTGAAGCAGCAAATCTAGACGTTGCTGAACTGAGGAGTAAGTTGAGAGCTACAAGTGAGGAAAGGGATGCTTTAAAGTGGGAACATCAAACAGCTTTGAACAAGATACAAGAAGCAGAAGAAATCATCAGAAATTTGAGGCTTGAAGCTGAACGATCAGATGCTGGCAAAGCACAACTTTTGATTGAGAATGGAGAACTGAAGCAAAAACTAGATTCTGCTGGCGTGATAAAAGCAGAACTAAATCAAAGACTGGAGGAACTGAACAAAGAGAAAGATAGCCTGATTTTGGAGAAAGAGGCTGCCATGAGAAGCATTGAAGAGAGTGAGAAGATCAGAGAAGCTTTAAAGTTAGAATATGAGACAGCTTTGATCAAGAttcaagaagaagaggaggtcATCAGAAATTTGAAGCTTAAAGCTGAAAGTTCAAACACTGATAAAGCACGACTTTTGGCTGAGAGTGGGGGACTGAAGCAAAAACTAGATGCTGCTGGCGTGATAGAAGCAGAACTGAATCAAAGACTGGGGGAactgaaaaaagagaaagatagcCTGAATTTGGAGAGAGAGGCTGCCATGAGAAGCATTGAAGAGAGTGAGAAGATCAGAGAAGCTTTGAAGTTGGAATATGAGACAGCTTTGATCAAGAttcaagaagaagaggaggtcATCAGAAATTTGAAGATTGAAGCTGAAAGTTCAGACACTGATAAAGCACGGCTTTTGGCTGAGAATGGGGGACTGAAGCAAAAACTAGATGCTGCTGGCGTGATAGAAGCAGAACTGAATCAAAGACTGGAGGAACTGAACAAAGAGAAAGATGGCATGATTTGGGAGAAAGAGGCTGCCATGAGAAGCATTGAAGAGAGTGAGAAGATCAGAGAAGCTTTGAAGTTGGAATATGAGACAGCTTTGATCAAGAttcaagaagaagaggaggtcATCGGAAATTTGAAGCTTAAAGCTGAAAGTTCAGATACTGATAAAACCCGACTTTTGGCTGAGAATGGGGAACTGAAGCAAAAACTAGATGCTGCTGGCGTGATAGAAGCAGAACTGAATCAAAGACTGGAGGAACTGAACAAAGAGAAAGATAGCCTGATTTTGGAGAGAGAGGCTGCCATGAGAAGCATTGAAGAGAGTGAGAAGATCAGAGAAGCTTTGAAGTTGGAATATGAGACAGCTTTGATCAAGAttcaagaagaagaggaggtcATCAGAAATTTGAAGATTGAAGCTGAAAGTTCAGACACTGATAAAGCACGGCTTTTGGCTGAGAATGGGGGACTGAAGCAAAAACTAGATGCTGCTGGCGTGATAGAAGCAGAACTGAATCAAAGACTGGAGGAACTGAACAAAGAGAAAGATGGCATGATTTTGGAGAAAGAGGCTGCCATGAGAAGCATTGAAGAGAGTGAGAAGATCAGAGAAGCTTTGAAGTTGGAATATGAGACAGCTTTGATCAAGAttcaagaagaagaggag gtcATCAGAAATTTGAAGATTGAAGCTGAAAGCTCAGACACTGATAAAGCACGGCTTTTGGCTGAGAATGGGGGACTGAAGCAAAAACTAGATGCTGCTGGCTTGATAGAAGCAGAACTGAATCAAAGACTGGAGGAACTGAACAAAGAGAAAGATGGCCTGATTTTGGAGAGAGAGGCTGCCATGAGAAGCATTGAAGAGAGTGAGAAGATCAGAGAAGCTTTGAAGTTGGAATATGAGACAGCTTTGATCAAGAttcaagaagaagaggaggtcATCAGAAATTTGAAGATTGAAGCTGAAAGCTCAGACACTGATAAAGCATGGCTTTTGGCTGAGAGTGGGGGACTGAAGCAAAAACTAGATGCTGCTGGCGTGATAGAAGCAGAACTGAATCAAAGACTGGAGGAACTGAACAAAGAGAAAGATGGCCTGATTTTGGAGACAGAGGCTGCCATGAGAAGCATTGAAGAGAGTGAGAAGATCAGAGAAGCTTTGAAGTTGGAATATGAGACAGCTTTGATCAAGAttcaagaagaagaggag gtcATCAGAAATTTGAAGCTCGAAGTTGAAAGCTCAGACACTGGTAAAGCACGACTTTTGGCTGAGAATGGAGAACTGAAGCAAAAACTAGATTCTGCTGGCGTGATAGAAGCAGAACTGAATCAAAGAATGGAGGAACTGAACAAAGAGAAAGATGGCATGATTTTGGAGAAAGAGGCTGCCATGAGAAGCATTGAAGAGAGTGAGAAGATTGGAGAAGACTTAAGAATCTTGACTGATCAGCTGCAAGAAGAAAAAGCTACCACAGGGCAAGAACTAGAAGCTCTTAAAGCAGAACTTTCTATCATGAAGCAACAGCTGGAATCTGCAGAACATCAAGTTGCAGAATTTACCCATAATCTGAGTGTCACCAAGAGGGAGAATGATTCTCTTACCTTGAAATTATCTGAAATCTCAAATGAGATGGAGCAGGCACAAAACACAATTGATGGACTCGTAGGTGAATCAGGTCACTTAAAGGATAAATTGGGTGACAGGGAAAGGGAGTACTCATCTCTTGCAGAGATGCACGAGACACATGGGAATGAATCATCAACTCGGATAAATGGATTGGAGGTACAAGTAAGAGGTCTGGAGCTGGAGCTGGGATCATCGCAAGCCCGGAATAGAGATCTTGAGGTGCAGATTGAAAGCAAGGTGGCTGAAGCAAAGCAACTGGGAGAACAGAATCAGGGATTAGAAGCCCGGATTTTGGAACTTGAAATGATGTCGAAAGTGAGAGGGGATGAACTTTCTGCTCTCATGAAGAAACTCGAGGAAAATTATAATGAATCATTCTCTAGAACAGAGAGTTTGACAGTGCAGGTCGATACTCTGCTAGCAGACTTCAAATCTATTCATGCCCAGAAAGCAGAATTGGAGGAACAGATGGTAAGTAGAGGTAATGAAGCATCGACTCGAGTTGAGGGGCTTATTGATCAGGTCAACTTGTTACAACAACAACTGGAGTCTCTACGCAGCCAGAAAGTTGAACTTGAAGTGCAACTCGAGAATAAAACTCTAGAAATTTCAGAATATCGAATTCTGATAGAAAATTTGAAAGAGGAGATAGTAAGCAAGACTGAAGATCAACAAAGAGTCCTGGCAGAAAAAGAAAGTTGCTCAGCACAAATCAATGATCTGGAACTAGAGGTGGAGACTCTGTGCAACCAGAAAACTGATCTTGGGGAGCAAATAAGTACTGAAACCAAGGAAAGGGAGCGATTGGGAGAGGAAATGGtgagattacaagaaaagatccttgaaatggaaaaaacacaaacagaGAGAGAGTTTGAGTTATCTGCCCTCCAGGAGAGACATACAAATGGGGAGATTGAAGCTTCTGCTCAGATAATGGCATTAACGGAACAGGTCAACAATCTGCATCAGGAATTGGATTCTTTGCAGACTGAGAAAAACCAAATGCAATTGCAGCTTgaaaaggagaaggaagaaTTTTCAGAAAACCTAACCGAAATGGAAAATCAGAAATCTGAGCTCGTGAGCCAGATTGCAGAGCATCGGAGAATGCTGGATGAACAGGAGGAGGCACACAAAAAGCTAAATGAGGAGCATAAGCAAGTTGAAGGCTGGTTTCAGGAGTGCAAGTTGAGTCTTGCAGTAGCAGAAAGGAAAGTTCAAGACATGGCAGAAGAATTCCAAAAGCATTTGGGTTCTAGAGATCAGATGGTAGAGCAGTTGGAAGAGATGATTGAGGACCTGAAGAGAGATCTTGAAGTAAAAGGAGATGAACTTAACACCTTGGTCGAGAATGTGCGAAATATAGAAGTTAAGCTCCGGCTGTCAAACCAGAAGCTCCGTGTCACGGAACAATTACTAACAGAGAATGAAGACACCTTTAGAAAAGCGGAAGAGAAGTATCAACAAGAACAGAGAGTGCTTGAAGAAAGGGTTGCTGTATTGTCCGGGATAATCACCGCAAATAATGAAGCTTATCACAGTATGGTTGCAGATATCTCAGAAAAAGTAAACAATTCATTGTTAGGACTGGATGCTTTGACCATGAAGTTTGAAGAAGATTGTAACAGGTATGAGAACTGTATTTTGGTAGTTTCAAAGGAGATTCTGATTGCGAAGAATTGGTTTGGGGACACAAATAATGAAAACGAAAAACTGAGAAAGGAAGTAGGTAATTTAGTTGTGCAGCTACAAGATATAAAAGAACACGAATCGGCATTAAAGGAGAAGGTTGAGCAATTAGAGGTCAAGGTGAGCAAGGAAGGAGTGGAGAAGGAGAATTTGACCAAAGCTATCAACCAACTGGAGAAAAAGGTGGTAGCATTGGAGACgatgatgaaagaaaaggatgagGGGATATTAGACCTCGGAGAGGAGAAGAGGGAAGCAATAAGGCAGCTATGCATATGGATTGAATATCACCAAAGTCGCTATGATTATCTCAGGGAGATGCTCTCAAAAATGCCCATTAGAGGCCAGAGGGCATCTTAG
- the LOC7497829 gene encoding COP1-interactive protein 1 isoform X1 → MTKKKHDFRESLKSFIGTHIDPEKDEQLKETKTEIDDKVKRILKLIKEEDLEERDGLSVENSKKEPLLELIEDVQKQYHLLYGQYDHLKGELREKVNGKHGKDTSSSSSSDSESDDSSKHKGSKNGRFESEKITDGIKQELEAANLDVAELRSKLRATSEERDALKWEHQTALNKIQEAEEIIRNLRLEAERSDAGKAQLLIENGELKQKLDSAGVIKAELNQRLEELNKEKDSLILEKEAAMRSIEESEKIREALKLEYETALIKIQEEEEVIRNLKLKAESSNTDKARLLAESGGLKQKLDAAGVIEAELNQRLGELKKEKDSLNLEREAAMRSIEESEKIREALKLEYETALIKIQEEEEVIRNLKIEAESSDTDKARLLAENGGLKQKLDAAGVIEAELNQRLEELNKEKDGMIWEKEAAMRSIEESEKIREALKLEYETALIKIQEEEEVIGNLKLKAESSDTDKTRLLAENGELKQKLDAAGVIEAELNQRLEELNKEKDSLILEREAAMRSIEESEKIREALKLEYETALIKIQEEEEVIRNLKIEAESSDTDKARLLAENGGLKQKLDAAGVIEAELNQRLEELNKEKDGMILEKEAAMRSIEESEKIREALKLEYETALIKIQEEEEVIRNLKIEAESSDTDKARLLAENGGLKQKLDAAGLIEAELNQRLEELNKEKDGLILEREAAMRSIEESEKIREALKLEYETALIKIQEEEEVIRNLKIEAESSDTDKAWLLAESGGLKQKLDAAGVIEAELNQRLEELNKEKDGLILETEAAMRSIEESEKIREALKLEYETALIKIQEEEEVIRNLKLEAESSDTDKARLLAESGGLKQKLDAAGLIEAELNQRLEELNKEKNSLILETEAAMRSIEESEKIREALTLEYETALIKIQEEEEVIRNLKLEVESSDTGKARLLAENGELKQKLDSAGVIEAELNQRMEELNKEKDGMILEKEAAMRSIEESEKIGEDLRILTDQLQEEKATTGQELEALKAELSIMKQQLESAEHQVAEFTHNLSVTKRENDSLTLKLSEISNEMEQAQNTIDGLVGESGHLKDKLGDREREYSSLAEMHETHGNESSTRINGLEVQVRGLELELGSSQARNRDLEVQIESKVAEAKQLGEQNQGLEARILELEMMSKVRGDELSALMKKLEENYNESFSRTESLTVQVDTLLADFKSIHAQKAELEEQMVSRGNEASTRVEGLIDQVNLLQQQLESLRSQKVELEVQLENKTLEISEYRILIENLKEEIVSKTEDQQRVLAEKESCSAQINDLELEVETLCNQKTDLGEQISTETKERERLGEEMVRLQEKILEMEKTQTEREFELSALQERHTNGEIEASAQIMALTEQVNNLHQELDSLQTEKNQMQLQLEKEKEEFSENLTEMENQKSELVSQIAEHRRMLDEQEEAHKKLNEEHKQVEGWFQECKLSLAVAERKVQDMAEEFQKHLGSRDQMVEQLEEMIEDLKRDLEVKGDELNTLVENVRNIEVKLRLSNQKLRVTEQLLTENEDTFRKAEEKYQQEQRVLEERVAVLSGIITANNEAYHSMVADISEKVNNSLLGLDALTMKFEEDCNRYENCILVVSKEILIAKNWFGDTNNENEKLRKEVGNLVVQLQDIKEHESALKEKVEQLEVKVSKEGVEKENLTKAINQLEKKVVALETMMKEKDEGILDLGEEKREAIRQLCIWIEYHQSRYDYLREMLSKMPIRGQRAS, encoded by the exons ATGACAAAGAAAAAGCACGATTTCCGTGAATCATTAAAATCCTTCATTGGAACTCACATTGATCCGGAGAAAGATGAACAgctaaaagaaactaaaacag AAATTGATGACAAGGTAAAAAGGATCTTGAAGCTTATCAAAGAGGAAGATCTTGAAGAACGAGATGGCCTCTCAGTAGAAAACTCCAAAAAAGAGCCTCTTCTTGAGCTAATTGAGGATGTCCAGAAACAGTACCATTTGCTCTATGGACAATATGATCATCTGAAGGGAGAGCTGAGAGAGAAAGTTAATGGCAAACATGGAAAAGATACCTCATCTTCATCTAGCTCAGACTCAGAATCTGATGATTCTTCTAAGCACAAAGGCAGTAAAAATGGTCGttttgaaagtgaaaagataaCAGATGGCATAAAGCAAGAACTTGAAGCAGCAAATCTAGACGTTGCTGAACTGAGGAGTAAGTTGAGAGCTACAAGTGAGGAAAGGGATGCTTTAAAGTGGGAACATCAAACAGCTTTGAACAAGATACAAGAAGCAGAAGAAATCATCAGAAATTTGAGGCTTGAAGCTGAACGATCAGATGCTGGCAAAGCACAACTTTTGATTGAGAATGGAGAACTGAAGCAAAAACTAGATTCTGCTGGCGTGATAAAAGCAGAACTAAATCAAAGACTGGAGGAACTGAACAAAGAGAAAGATAGCCTGATTTTGGAGAAAGAGGCTGCCATGAGAAGCATTGAAGAGAGTGAGAAGATCAGAGAAGCTTTAAAGTTAGAATATGAGACAGCTTTGATCAAGAttcaagaagaagaggaggtcATCAGAAATTTGAAGCTTAAAGCTGAAAGTTCAAACACTGATAAAGCACGACTTTTGGCTGAGAGTGGGGGACTGAAGCAAAAACTAGATGCTGCTGGCGTGATAGAAGCAGAACTGAATCAAAGACTGGGGGAactgaaaaaagagaaagatagcCTGAATTTGGAGAGAGAGGCTGCCATGAGAAGCATTGAAGAGAGTGAGAAGATCAGAGAAGCTTTGAAGTTGGAATATGAGACAGCTTTGATCAAGAttcaagaagaagaggaggtcATCAGAAATTTGAAGATTGAAGCTGAAAGTTCAGACACTGATAAAGCACGGCTTTTGGCTGAGAATGGGGGACTGAAGCAAAAACTAGATGCTGCTGGCGTGATAGAAGCAGAACTGAATCAAAGACTGGAGGAACTGAACAAAGAGAAAGATGGCATGATTTGGGAGAAAGAGGCTGCCATGAGAAGCATTGAAGAGAGTGAGAAGATCAGAGAAGCTTTGAAGTTGGAATATGAGACAGCTTTGATCAAGAttcaagaagaagaggaggtcATCGGAAATTTGAAGCTTAAAGCTGAAAGTTCAGATACTGATAAAACCCGACTTTTGGCTGAGAATGGGGAACTGAAGCAAAAACTAGATGCTGCTGGCGTGATAGAAGCAGAACTGAATCAAAGACTGGAGGAACTGAACAAAGAGAAAGATAGCCTGATTTTGGAGAGAGAGGCTGCCATGAGAAGCATTGAAGAGAGTGAGAAGATCAGAGAAGCTTTGAAGTTGGAATATGAGACAGCTTTGATCAAGAttcaagaagaagaggaggtcATCAGAAATTTGAAGATTGAAGCTGAAAGTTCAGACACTGATAAAGCACGGCTTTTGGCTGAGAATGGGGGACTGAAGCAAAAACTAGATGCTGCTGGCGTGATAGAAGCAGAACTGAATCAAAGACTGGAGGAACTGAACAAAGAGAAAGATGGCATGATTTTGGAGAAAGAGGCTGCCATGAGAAGCATTGAAGAGAGTGAGAAGATCAGAGAAGCTTTGAAGTTGGAATATGAGACAGCTTTGATCAAGAttcaagaagaagaggag gtcATCAGAAATTTGAAGATTGAAGCTGAAAGCTCAGACACTGATAAAGCACGGCTTTTGGCTGAGAATGGGGGACTGAAGCAAAAACTAGATGCTGCTGGCTTGATAGAAGCAGAACTGAATCAAAGACTGGAGGAACTGAACAAAGAGAAAGATGGCCTGATTTTGGAGAGAGAGGCTGCCATGAGAAGCATTGAAGAGAGTGAGAAGATCAGAGAAGCTTTGAAGTTGGAATATGAGACAGCTTTGATCAAGAttcaagaagaagaggaggtcATCAGAAATTTGAAGATTGAAGCTGAAAGCTCAGACACTGATAAAGCATGGCTTTTGGCTGAGAGTGGGGGACTGAAGCAAAAACTAGATGCTGCTGGCGTGATAGAAGCAGAACTGAATCAAAGACTGGAGGAACTGAACAAAGAGAAAGATGGCCTGATTTTGGAGACAGAGGCTGCCATGAGAAGCATTGAAGAGAGTGAGAAGATCAGAGAAGCTTTGAAGTTGGAATATGAGACAGCTTTGATCAAGAttcaagaagaagaggaggtcATCAGAAATTTGAAGCTCGAAGCTGAAAGCTCAGACACTGATAAAGCCCGACTTTTGGCTGAGAGTGGGGGACTGAAGCAAAAACTAGATGCTGCTGGCTTGATAGAAGCAGAACTGAATCAAAGACTGGAGGAACtgaacaaagagaaaaatagcCTGATTTTGGAGACAGAGGCTGCCATGAGAAGCATTGAAGAGAGTGAGAAGATCAGAGAAGCTTTGACGTTGGAATATGAGACAGCTTTGATCAAGAttcaagaagaagaggaggtcATCAGAAATTTGAAGCTCGAAGTTGAAAGCTCAGACACTGGTAAAGCACGACTTTTGGCTGAGAATGGAGAACTGAAGCAAAAACTAGATTCTGCTGGCGTGATAGAAGCAGAACTGAATCAAAGAATGGAGGAACTGAACAAAGAGAAAGATGGCATGATTTTGGAGAAAGAGGCTGCCATGAGAAGCATTGAAGAGAGTGAGAAGATTGGAGAAGACTTAAGAATCTTGACTGATCAGCTGCAAGAAGAAAAAGCTACCACAGGGCAAGAACTAGAAGCTCTTAAAGCAGAACTTTCTATCATGAAGCAACAGCTGGAATCTGCAGAACATCAAGTTGCAGAATTTACCCATAATCTGAGTGTCACCAAGAGGGAGAATGATTCTCTTACCTTGAAATTATCTGAAATCTCAAATGAGATGGAGCAGGCACAAAACACAATTGATGGACTCGTAGGTGAATCAGGTCACTTAAAGGATAAATTGGGTGACAGGGAAAGGGAGTACTCATCTCTTGCAGAGATGCACGAGACACATGGGAATGAATCATCAACTCGGATAAATGGATTGGAGGTACAAGTAAGAGGTCTGGAGCTGGAGCTGGGATCATCGCAAGCCCGGAATAGAGATCTTGAGGTGCAGATTGAAAGCAAGGTGGCTGAAGCAAAGCAACTGGGAGAACAGAATCAGGGATTAGAAGCCCGGATTTTGGAACTTGAAATGATGTCGAAAGTGAGAGGGGATGAACTTTCTGCTCTCATGAAGAAACTCGAGGAAAATTATAATGAATCATTCTCTAGAACAGAGAGTTTGACAGTGCAGGTCGATACTCTGCTAGCAGACTTCAAATCTATTCATGCCCAGAAAGCAGAATTGGAGGAACAGATGGTAAGTAGAGGTAATGAAGCATCGACTCGAGTTGAGGGGCTTATTGATCAGGTCAACTTGTTACAACAACAACTGGAGTCTCTACGCAGCCAGAAAGTTGAACTTGAAGTGCAACTCGAGAATAAAACTCTAGAAATTTCAGAATATCGAATTCTGATAGAAAATTTGAAAGAGGAGATAGTAAGCAAGACTGAAGATCAACAAAGAGTCCTGGCAGAAAAAGAAAGTTGCTCAGCACAAATCAATGATCTGGAACTAGAGGTGGAGACTCTGTGCAACCAGAAAACTGATCTTGGGGAGCAAATAAGTACTGAAACCAAGGAAAGGGAGCGATTGGGAGAGGAAATGGtgagattacaagaaaagatccttgaaatggaaaaaacacaaacagaGAGAGAGTTTGAGTTATCTGCCCTCCAGGAGAGACATACAAATGGGGAGATTGAAGCTTCTGCTCAGATAATGGCATTAACGGAACAGGTCAACAATCTGCATCAGGAATTGGATTCTTTGCAGACTGAGAAAAACCAAATGCAATTGCAGCTTgaaaaggagaaggaagaaTTTTCAGAAAACCTAACCGAAATGGAAAATCAGAAATCTGAGCTCGTGAGCCAGATTGCAGAGCATCGGAGAATGCTGGATGAACAGGAGGAGGCACACAAAAAGCTAAATGAGGAGCATAAGCAAGTTGAAGGCTGGTTTCAGGAGTGCAAGTTGAGTCTTGCAGTAGCAGAAAGGAAAGTTCAAGACATGGCAGAAGAATTCCAAAAGCATTTGGGTTCTAGAGATCAGATGGTAGAGCAGTTGGAAGAGATGATTGAGGACCTGAAGAGAGATCTTGAAGTAAAAGGAGATGAACTTAACACCTTGGTCGAGAATGTGCGAAATATAGAAGTTAAGCTCCGGCTGTCAAACCAGAAGCTCCGTGTCACGGAACAATTACTAACAGAGAATGAAGACACCTTTAGAAAAGCGGAAGAGAAGTATCAACAAGAACAGAGAGTGCTTGAAGAAAGGGTTGCTGTATTGTCCGGGATAATCACCGCAAATAATGAAGCTTATCACAGTATGGTTGCAGATATCTCAGAAAAAGTAAACAATTCATTGTTAGGACTGGATGCTTTGACCATGAAGTTTGAAGAAGATTGTAACAGGTATGAGAACTGTATTTTGGTAGTTTCAAAGGAGATTCTGATTGCGAAGAATTGGTTTGGGGACACAAATAATGAAAACGAAAAACTGAGAAAGGAAGTAGGTAATTTAGTTGTGCAGCTACAAGATATAAAAGAACACGAATCGGCATTAAAGGAGAAGGTTGAGCAATTAGAGGTCAAGGTGAGCAAGGAAGGAGTGGAGAAGGAGAATTTGACCAAAGCTATCAACCAACTGGAGAAAAAGGTGGTAGCATTGGAGACgatgatgaaagaaaaggatgagGGGATATTAGACCTCGGAGAGGAGAAGAGGGAAGCAATAAGGCAGCTATGCATATGGATTGAATATCACCAAAGTCGCTATGATTATCTCAGGGAGATGCTCTCAAAAATGCCCATTAGAGGCCAGAGGGCATCTTAG